ttttttttggcagaATTCATCAATCCATATGGAATTAGTTCCTTGTCTCAAACCCAAAATGATTCTGAATCCTCATCTGATAGAATGTCTCAATTCGGCACAGCGCGTGACTATCATGATTTCGACATGCAAAATGAACCATATTGGTATAATGAAAAGGACGAAGACTATTTCATGACTCCGAATTTCGAAGGGCCTGATTTCTTTGGGAACCAAAGTGAGGATAAGTTTGTCATGACTGCAGAAATGGAAAACCAACATGACAATCCTCTTAGTCTTGCTTTCGACCACAAAAAATCTGGGTTAGAGGGAAATGAATCAAATGATATGTACATGGACAAGGTATGCCTTTATAATCATTCCTCTGGAAGGGATGGAAATGCGACTTATTCAAAAGGCTATAGTCTAGTGGATGATAACAAGGATTTTGAAGCTGAATCGGAAGGTACGACCAATAAACAAATCGTATCCTATGGTTGTGAGGTTCCATTTTGCAAAGGCTGTGATGGTTCAGGAGAGCCTTGTAACGGGGATCCTATGAACTTCAGCTATCCTAGTTTGAAGGAGATTCATCTGAATGATTTTCATTTGAAGGTTGTTGGAGATATTAGCTCTTTTGGTTCAGCTCTTGAGCATGCTGAGAATGGAAGTTTCAACTACTACACTAAAAAGGACAAAAGTGAAGGCTATGAGGATCCGTTCGACATAACTATCAAAGTTGCTGGAACAGATATACCAAAAGGAGTTGACAACCATGAAGCTCGAGATGATGGAGATTTCACCGAAGAGTGCCAAGATCCAGACATTGCTGCAGATGGAGAGGTTGCTACTGATGATGAGCTCTTAAAGTACACTCAAGAGGACGAATATGAAGTATTTGACCTGAGAATTATACACAGAAAGAACAGGTTTGTTTTGGAGATTACCTTTTGTCCTACTtcctaaaattttatttctgCGTGATGTTCCTGCTAATGGTGTGGAATAAACTGATTTTGAATGTGAAGGAGACTAGGAATTGATGCCACTTTGCTTGGATTTTGTTGATTTAATCTGCATTAACTCTGTGCTGATTTAACCCAGTAGTTATTTCTTGGGgaatatctattttttatttccaAGATTTGGACTAAATATTATGGAATCTACAGGACTGGATTTGAAGAAAATAAGGAGCTCCCAATTGTGCTGAATACAATTATCGCCGGCAGGTACTATATAACGGAGTATCTTGGTTCAGCTGCCTTCAGTAGGGTTGTCCAGGCTCATGATCTTCATACGGGAATAGATGTTTGCTTGAAGATTATTAAAAATGACAAAGACTTCTTTGATCAAAGCTTAGATGAAATCAAGCTTCTGAAACTTGTCAATAAGCATGATCCAGCAGATCAACGCCACATATTGCGTCTTTATGATTATTTCTACCATCAGGTATGCCTTTAAAGTTAACTATACAGgattataatatttaagaaggCCTATATGCTGAACAAGGAAAGTTTATTTATCCTTTCTCATACTGTATTTAGAATGGTCTAACTGAAATTTATGATTAACATATCTTTCTATCTTTTCAGTTTTCACATCCTGTTTGATCTTAAATGTTAATGTTGAGTCTCTTATCTCAAATGGAAACTTCACAGGAACATTTGTTCATTGTAACCGAGCTTCTCCGAGCAAACTTAtatgaatttcaaaaattcaacCAAGAATCTGGAGGAGAAGCATATTTTACATTGAATAGGCTACAGGTTTGTTCAATCAGACTAATAACTTTTGTGCTCTTCTTGATTATAACATAGCCTATCAGTTGCTACATAGTTCATTcagaaatttaaacaaaatGGCTTCTTGTAAGAAATAGAGATGTGGTCAAAGAATAATTATCATAGTTATTTCATATCCTTCTTTGCAGCTCATTACTCATCAGGTTTTGGAGGCGTTGCACTACTTGCATA
The Arachis stenosperma cultivar V10309 chromosome 7, arast.V10309.gnm1.PFL2, whole genome shotgun sequence genome window above contains:
- the LOC130941466 gene encoding uncharacterized protein LOC130941466 produces the protein MAVSNGIEVEAVLHFLRKNGLSQAESALRQDIIDKNGASSDENLLRSFDYEKFFFPMVPPPPPLKLRSFSLLPEDRAGAAAGASGACSVSSEDDFVTIASSTSRAPSSEFINPYGISSLSQTQNDSESSSDRMSQFGTARDYHDFDMQNEPYWYNEKDEDYFMTPNFEGPDFFGNQSEDKFVMTAEMENQHDNPLSLAFDHKKSGLEGNESNDMYMDKVCLYNHSSGRDGNATYSKGYSLVDDNKDFEAESEGTTNKQIVSYGCEVPFCKGCDGSGEPCNGDPMNFSYPSLKEIHLNDFHLKVVGDISSFGSALEHAENGSFNYYTKKDKSEGYEDPFDITIKVAGTDIPKGVDNHEARDDGDFTEECQDPDIAADGEVATDDELLKYTQEDEYEVFDLRIIHRKNRTGFEENKELPIVLNTIIAGRYYITEYLGSAAFSRVVQAHDLHTGIDVCLKIIKNDKDFFDQSLDEIKLLKLVNKHDPADQRHILRLYDYFYHQEHLFIVTELLRANLYEFQKFNQESGGEAYFTLNRLQLITHQVLEALHYLHNLGIIHCDLKPENVLIKSYKRCEIKVIDLGSSCFQSDNLCLYVQSRSYRAPEVMLGLQYDEKIDIWSLGCILAELCSGEVLFPNDGVVMILARMIGMLGPIDLEMLVKGQDTHKYFTKEYDIYYVNEETDQLEYIIPEESSLEQHLQVSDTMFIDFVRYLLSINPKRRPTARQALKHPWLSHVYKSK